In the genome of bacterium, one region contains:
- a CDS encoding glycosyltransferase family 4 protein encodes MVIGIEAERANNRVKTGVEHYAKQLILHLAKIDSDNQYILYLQTQPEDWFLSLPANFKVKVMPFPVFWTQLRLSWEMIWYPPDVLFVPASTLPFVHPKSVYTEHDVAWIYYPEIFTFYMRWFHRIFSWLARTFSTKIISISENTKQDLIKHYRVNPQKISVVPHGYEETGRDFNNLSPQVADKLPEKYILFLSTIQPRKNLIGLIDAFKELKSERPELPHKLVVVGKPGWKYEQSLEAMEANKDIVVYLGRVDDQDRWPIFHRAELFIHPSFYEGFGMWILEAFECGVPVAVSNNSSLPEVGGDAAIYFDPNSKEEIKQTILKVLTQEGLAADMVQKGYHRLKDFSWEKCARETLAVLIEAGKNKHV; translated from the coding sequence ATGGTAATTGGTATCGAAGCCGAACGCGCGAATAACCGCGTTAAGACCGGAGTTGAGCATTATGCCAAGCAATTAATTTTGCATCTGGCAAAAATCGACTCCGACAATCAATATATTTTATACTTACAAACCCAGCCAGAAGACTGGTTTTTATCTTTACCGGCTAACTTCAAGGTTAAGGTGATGCCGTTTCCGGTGTTTTGGACTCAGCTTCGGCTGAGCTGGGAAATGATCTGGTATCCGCCGGACGTACTGTTTGTTCCGGCTTCGACATTGCCTTTTGTCCATCCCAAAAGCGTTTACACCGAACATGATGTGGCTTGGATTTATTATCCGGAGATTTTTACCTTTTACATGCGCTGGTTTCATCGGATATTCTCCTGGCTAGCCCGAACATTTTCGACAAAGATTATTTCGATATCGGAAAATACCAAACAGGATCTAATAAAGCACTATAGAGTTAACCCGCAAAAGATTAGTGTCGTACCTCATGGTTACGAAGAAACGGGGCGAGATTTTAATAATCTTTCTCCGCAGGTAGCCGACAAACTGCCGGAGAAATATATACTTTTTCTTTCTACTATCCAGCCGCGAAAAAATTTAATCGGCTTGATTGACGCATTTAAAGAATTAAAATCAGAGCGCCCAGAATTGCCTCATAAATTAGTAGTAGTAGGCAAGCCCGGCTGGAAGTACGAACAGAGCCTGGAGGCCATGGAAGCCAATAAGGATATTGTCGTTTACCTGGGCAGGGTAGATGATCAGGATCGCTGGCCAATTTTTCATCGGGCCGAACTGTTCATTCATCCGAGTTTTTACGAAGGCTTTGGCATGTGGATTCTGGAAGCTTTTGAATGCGGAGTGCCGGTTGCTGTTTCCAATAATTCTAGCTTGCCGGAAGTCGGCGGGGATGCGGCGATCTATTTTGACCCTAATAGCAAAGAGGAGATTAAGCAAACTATATTAAAAGTCTTAACCCAGGAAGGCCTGGCAGCGGATATGGTTCAGAAAGGGTACCATAGGCTAAAGGATTTTAGCTGGGAAAAATGCGCTAGAGAAACTTTGGCGGTATTAATAGAAGCAGGGAAGAACAAACATGTTTAA
- a CDS encoding M48 family metallopeptidase produces MNPSLQLDLKKLKAEYKQNPLPYVPLNLFRLRVANLVAQYTTELQTDYKQLKFRTMKSRWGSCSEHKVLSFNTKLKLLPQSLVELVVFHECLHLIYLNHGAEFKLAMAAKFVDYKQRNYLLKLYGLMKI; encoded by the coding sequence ATGAACCCGTCTTTACAGTTAGATTTAAAAAAGCTTAAGGCTGAGTATAAACAAAACCCACTGCCTTATGTGCCTTTAAACTTGTTTCGACTGCGGGTGGCTAATTTGGTAGCGCAATACACGACCGAACTTCAGACAGATTACAAGCAGCTTAAGTTTCGGACTATGAAGAGCCGCTGGGGCAGCTGCAGCGAACATAAGGTTTTGTCTTTTAATACTAAGCTTAAGTTGCTTCCGCAATCATTAGTGGAACTGGTTGTATTTCATGAATGCCTGCATCTGATTTACTTAAACCATGGTGCGGAATTTAAATTGGCCATGGCCGCAAAATTTGTGGATTATAAGCAGCGCAACTATTTGCTCAAGCTTTACGGATTGATGAAAATTTAA
- the msrB gene encoding peptide-methionine (R)-S-oxide reductase MsrB yields MDKLIKTEEEWKKNLTPEQYKILRERGTEAPFTGKYVDNHEDGMYACAACGLQLFDSGAKFDSGTGWPSFTDPANLENIELQDDYSYMGIHQLEVTCKRCGSHLGHVYDDGPRDRGGKRYCINSCALNFEKKE; encoded by the coding sequence ATGGACAAATTGATAAAAACCGAAGAAGAGTGGAAAAAGAATTTAACTCCGGAACAATATAAAATCTTGCGAGAGAGAGGAACCGAGGCTCCTTTTACCGGTAAGTATGTAGATAACCACGAAGACGGCATGTACGCTTGCGCAGCTTGCGGTTTGCAGCTGTTTGATTCTGGTGCTAAGTTTGATTCTGGCACCGGCTGGCCGTCGTTTACAGATCCCGCGAACTTAGAGAACATTGAGCTTCAAGATGATTATAGCTATATGGGTATTCATCAGTTGGAAGTAACTTGCAAGCGCTGCGGTTCCCACCTAGGCCATGTTTATGACGATGGTCCGCGGGATAGAGGTGGCAAGCGCTATTGCATAAATTCGTGCGCTTTAAATTTTGAGAAGAAAGAATAA
- a CDS encoding sigma-70 family RNA polymerase sigma factor yields MMLETSNLAGFTAVVDMDLNNQADIATQTERDRVLVAKVQAGMSENFVLLYDSYLDKIYRFLYFRTNHQETAEDLTSQTFLKALDKINSFDSSKGTFQSWLYRIAHNLLIDHYRIPRRNVDLEAAENVASDSSPEQDTERELTIAQVQTLMGTLPEQAQELIILRIWEELPYAEIAKIMDKSEASLKMQFSRIIAGLRENPQLLLFIVFVIGGTNL; encoded by the coding sequence ATGATGCTAGAGACAAGTAACTTGGCCGGATTTACGGCTGTGGTAGATATGGACTTAAACAATCAGGCAGACATCGCAACCCAAACCGAAAGAGATAGGGTTTTAGTTGCAAAAGTTCAGGCAGGCATGAGTGAAAACTTTGTGTTGCTTTATGATTCTTATTTGGACAAAATTTACCGATTTTTATACTTCCGCACCAATCATCAGGAAACCGCCGAAGACTTGACTAGCCAGACATTTTTGAAAGCTTTGGATAAAATAAACAGTTTCGACAGCAGCAAAGGTACTTTCCAAAGCTGGCTGTACCGCATTGCTCATAATTTATTAATAGACCATTATCGAATTCCAAGACGCAATGTCGATTTAGAAGCTGCAGAGAACGTAGCTTCCGACAGCTCTCCGGAACAAGATACGGAACGGGAGCTAACTATCGCGCAAGTACAGACTTTAATGGGTACTTTGCCGGAACAGGCTCAGGAATTAATTATCTTAAGGATATGGGAAGAACTTCCATATGCTGAAATCGCCAAGATTATGGATAAAAGCGAAGCAAGTTTGAAGATGCAGTTTTCTCGCATCATCGCCGGCTTGCGGGAGAATCCTCAATTACTTTTATTTATTGTCTTTGTGATTGGAGGGACCAACCTATGA
- a CDS encoding adenylyltransferase/cytidyltransferase family protein codes for MTLLSKDVALGRNLGAQDSAKFSSNNSDLTRIMVFGTFDIVHPGHRDFFSQARKLAKKPFLIVSIARDKNVLRIKGRRPSKNQFERRILVQSAPEVDKAVVGGYRDHIPHILKESPQIIAIGYDQVAYVKGLKTLLASKGLKVRIVKLKAYKPHLYKTSIISKRQAASEKIKSAPSKSRR; via the coding sequence ATGACGCTTCTTAGCAAGGATGTTGCGTTAGGACGCAATCTAGGCGCGCAAGATTCAGCAAAATTTTCTTCCAATAATAGCGACTTAACGCGGATTATGGTTTTCGGTACTTTTGACATCGTTCATCCAGGGCACCGGGATTTTTTTAGCCAGGCCCGCAAGCTAGCTAAAAAGCCTTTCTTAATTGTTTCTATAGCGAGGGATAAAAATGTGCTCCGCATCAAAGGCCGCCGTCCTTCTAAGAACCAGTTTGAGCGCCGCATTTTGGTACAGTCTGCACCTGAAGTGGATAAGGCCGTGGTGGGCGGTTACAGAGATCATATTCCTCACATCTTAAAAGAAAGTCCCCAAATCATAGCCATAGGGTACGACCAGGTTGCTTATGTAAAAGGCTTGAAAACATTGCTGGCAAGCAAGGGCTTAAAAGTGAGAATAGTTAAGCTAAAAGCTTATAAACCGCATTTGTACAAAACCTCTATAATTTCCAAAAGACAGGCGGCAAGCGAAAAGATCAAAAGCGCCCCTAGCAAGAGCAGGCGATAG
- a CDS encoding flippase — MSTPSKNILWLSVSRVISLVLLFLAYTQLFRYLGPETTGKFQFVLSYVALFGVVIDFGIQQYIIKKISEDRSKAKLYFHNFLAVEVALAAMVYGALVGIAFYNGYEPVVIKAIMVAGLGAALHGLTYPFLAVITAFYDLKKAALLNFISSVINVAIIFAVIWLNRGIVLLTSQQIIYALLAITLYYQFVKAYIGPPEVMKGIKSLDFKLMRRMFRAALPFAILVGFSTLYNRLDVVLITKILGYTQTGLYTAAYKFFDLMAFFPAVVSHSLYPLFATLMAENKLAEVRGMLERYLRFMAAVALPMATGAMLLAGPIIRLLAGEEFAPAATTLAILAWAPAVLFMYVVVNSLVVSQLTKFATFITGANVAINIIGNLILLPRIGIMGAAIMTLVSEGLQGLFYFYFVRNKITKFEFLSNLWQPLIASSIMGLMVYLVRDQFLLVPIAAGAVVYVGILLALGFFRKDDLIFFKKLMRKSYDAS, encoded by the coding sequence ATGTCTACGCCGTCCAAAAACATTTTATGGTTATCTGTTTCTAGGGTCATTTCGCTGGTCCTTTTATTTTTGGCCTACACGCAGCTATTCCGATATCTGGGCCCGGAGACGACTGGCAAGTTTCAGTTCGTGCTTTCGTACGTGGCGCTCTTCGGGGTTGTCATTGATTTCGGCATACAGCAATATATTATTAAAAAGATCAGCGAAGATCGCAGCAAGGCTAAGCTTTACTTCCACAATTTTTTAGCCGTAGAAGTTGCTTTGGCGGCAATGGTGTACGGCGCTCTGGTTGGCATCGCTTTTTACAATGGCTATGAGCCTGTGGTAATCAAAGCCATCATGGTTGCCGGCCTTGGCGCGGCGCTCCACGGCTTGACCTATCCGTTCTTGGCAGTAATCACTGCTTTTTACGATTTGAAGAAAGCGGCGCTACTGAACTTTATATCCTCGGTAATTAACGTCGCGATTATTTTTGCAGTGATCTGGTTAAATCGCGGGATTGTCCTGCTTACTTCGCAGCAGATAATCTATGCATTGCTGGCTATAACTTTGTATTATCAGTTCGTAAAAGCCTATATCGGACCGCCGGAGGTGATGAAGGGGATTAAATCGCTGGACTTTAAGTTAATGAGACGCATGTTCCGCGCTGCCTTGCCTTTCGCGATCCTAGTCGGGTTCAGTACTTTGTATAATCGCCTCGATGTAGTACTCATTACTAAAATCTTGGGCTACACTCAAACAGGCTTGTATACTGCCGCTTATAAATTCTTCGATTTGATGGCGTTCTTCCCGGCAGTGGTCTCCCATTCTCTATATCCGTTGTTTGCCACATTGATGGCCGAGAACAAATTGGCCGAAGTCCGCGGCATGCTCGAGCGCTATTTGCGTTTTATGGCTGCTGTAGCTTTGCCTATGGCAACTGGAGCGATGCTGTTGGCTGGTCCTATTATCCGTCTGCTGGCTGGTGAGGAGTTCGCGCCAGCTGCAACTACCTTGGCAATTTTGGCTTGGGCGCCGGCCGTGCTGTTTATGTACGTCGTGGTAAATTCTTTGGTGGTGTCTCAGCTCACAAAATTTGCCACTTTCATCACCGGCGCCAATGTAGCCATTAATATTATCGGCAACCTTATATTATTGCCGCGCATCGGCATTATGGGTGCTGCCATCATGACTCTAGTTTCCGAGGGTCTTCAGGGGCTATTCTATTTCTATTTCGTCCGCAATAAAATTACAAAATTCGAATTTCTTTCTAATTTGTGGCAGCCGCTTATTGCCAGCAGCATAATGGGTCTGATGGTTTATTTGGTCCGTGATCAGTTCTTACTGGTACCTATCGCGGCCGGCGCGGTGGTGTACGTAGGCATACTTTTGGCTCTGGGATTCTTCAGGAAGGATGATTTAATTTTTTTCAAAAAATTAATGCGCAAAAGTTATGACGCTTCTTAG